In Arthrobacter citreus, a single genomic region encodes these proteins:
- a CDS encoding SRPBCC family protein, which translates to MIQWKEDIMIDTNIEKVWSLFLDKNIKKIMPKVDEHNLIDKNENEVGAKHHQSYREGKRVESYIVETLAYEDTETYKKKQIQFVLANAFESNLTFILEKIDDTHTKFTYEGTNTGVNFMGRAMLKLANPKGNNLKAVHEFLQRVEQEALKEQE; encoded by the coding sequence ATGATTCAATGGAAAGAAGACATTATGATTGATACAAATATCGAGAAAGTGTGGAGTTTATTTTTAGATAAAAATATTAAGAAAATAATGCCAAAAGTTGATGAGCATAATTTAATCGATAAGAACGAGAATGAAGTAGGGGCAAAGCATCATCAGAGTTATCGTGAAGGTAAACGTGTAGAAAGCTATATCGTTGAAACTTTAGCATATGAGGATACAGAAACATATAAGAAAAAGCAGATTCAGTTCGTTTTAGCGAATGCATTTGAATCGAATTTGACGTTTATTCTAGAAAAAATTGACGACACACACACGAAATTTACTTATGAAGGTACGAATACCGGGGTTAATTTTATGGGACGAGCAATGTTAAAACTTGCTAATCCAAAGGGAAATAATTTAAAAGCTGTTCATGAATTTTTACAACGAGTGGAACAAGAGGCATTAAAAGAGCAGGAATAG